A portion of the Carya illinoinensis cultivar Pawnee chromosome 11, C.illinoinensisPawnee_v1, whole genome shotgun sequence genome contains these proteins:
- the LOC122280840 gene encoding uncharacterized protein LOC122280840: MADPSTSPPIIMEAKPLHPLHQIAETPTHKLLLKQWLKEEELILGRIALKETQIDSVRNEITMLYIFFFVFHSIALVLLFNASSRDPVANKLACHRSWIPSLCSILFSLGIIWAVRYKTDVEVHLEKLLEREKEDGKLMAKCVEELKKKGVEFDLLKEVDALRRAKSLRVETKAVRKWSARDFVTLFFFAMSCLVLAITRVILCD, translated from the coding sequence ATGGCTGATCCAAGCACAAGcccaccaatcataatggaggcGAAGCCCTTGCACCCTCTTCACCAAATCGCCGAAACACCGACCCACAAGCTTCTTCTGAAGCAATGGCTCAAGGAAGAAGAACTAATCCTCGGAAGGATCGCCCTCAAAGAAACCCAGATTGACTCTGTCCGAAACGAAATCACCATGCTGtacatcttcttcttcgtcttccaCTCCATAGCTTTGGTTCTCCTCTTCAACGCCTCATCTAGAGACCCAGTTGCCAACAAGTTAGCCTGCCACAGGTCATGGATCCCTTCACTCTGTTCTATTCTGTTTTCGCTCGGAATCATTTGGGCCGTGAGGTACAAGACCGACGTAGAGGTCCACCTGGAGAAGCTACTAGAGAGGGAGAAGGAAGATGGGAAGCTAATGGCAAAGTGTGTGGAAGAACTGAAGAAGAAGGGGGTCGAATTTGACTTGCTGAAGGAGGTGGACGCCCTTCGGAGGGCCAAAAGTCTGCGCGTCGAGACCAAGGCGGTCAGGAAGTGGTCGGCGAGGGACTTTGTTACCCTGTTCTTCTTCGCCATGTCTTGCCTTGTTCTTGCAATCACAAGGGTTATTTTGTGTGATTAA